The Streptomyces sp. NBC_01317 genomic interval GTTCGGGTCACCGGGGTGCCCCGGCCGACGGCGCGCGCGCCCCGGCGACAAGGGGGGCGGCCCTCAGGCGTAACGTCCGGGCGCGATGGCGTTGTTGGGATCCAGTACGCTCTTGAGACGCCGTGTCAGGGCCAGGGCACCGGAGTCGGTGGCGAAGCTCTCATAACGGTGGGCGTGTTCGATGTCCAGTCGGTACGGTACGAAGCCGGCCTCGGCGTAGGACGTGTAGAGCAGGTCGAGGGCGCGGTGGGCCCGTTCGGCGTCCTCCTCGTCGCGGGAGAACTTGACGGCGACCACGCAGTCGATGAGGTCGGGACCGAGGATGTGCAGGGTCGCGGAGGCGCGCACCGCGGTCGCGGCGGCCACCCGCCGCAGCAGCCCGTCCGCCCTGGCGACGGCCTCCCCGGTGAACGGCAGCAGCGGAAGGAAGAAGAGGAACCCCGCCTGCTCGTCGACCTCCTGCGCCGCCACTCCCATCTTCGCCCGGAAGAGGGTGTCCGTGACGTCCGGGTCACCGGCGTACCCTCGTTCCACCAGCCCGGCCACCTCGTGGTGCGGGAAGCCCGGGTCGGCGGCGTCGGAATCGGATGCCTGGGTGAACAGCCCCGAGCGGCGCGCCTCGGCGAGGAGGACACCACTGAGCGCTTCGACGACCTCGGCGGTGCCGTCGACCGGCAGGTGTACCAGAAACTCGTCCTCCGCGCCGCCGTAGGCGCGCCCGGCGGCAGCGTCGTAGATCCGGGGGACGCCCTTGGTCAACCCTTGGGCGACCCAGCGGCGTATCGCGTCGGTGGCGTCGGCGAGCACCGGGCGGGGAAAGGACAGGCGCACCACACGGAGTGCCTCGGGCCGGGGCAGGAGCCGTATCACACCGGCGGTGACCGCTCCGAGGTTGGACTGGACGAATAGCGGAAGCGTCGAGGGGCCGAGCCCGTGGGGGTAGACCGGCGCCGTCCGGTCGTCGGTCGGCCACCAGCCCACCCTGACCAACTCGCCGTCAGGAAGCGCCACTTCCAGGCCGACGAGGTCGTGGGTGCGCTGGTTGCGCAGGCCCACCCCGCGGTCGAGCGCATTGCCGAGGATGCTGGTGGAGGCGGCGGAGACGGTCACGTTGACCAGCCGTGTGGAGCCTGCGAGCAGTTGGGAGAGCCCGCCTTGTGTGACCCCGGGCTCGATGACGGCCCAGCCCGCCTCCAGGTCGAGTCCGCGGACACGGTTGAGGTCACCCAGGTCCAGGACCACCACGTCGTCCTGGACCGGCTCGCGGGAGCCGAGGCCCCAGTTGCGGCCGGTGCTGATGACGTGGAGGCTGCCGGAATCGGGGTCCCTGCCGAAGAGTTCGACGACACGGCGTGCCTGGTCAGTGGTCGCCGGCCGGATGACGGCGGCGACACGCCGTGAGCGGAAGAGGCTTGTGTTCGGGCCCAGTGGGCTTCCGGGCCCGTCGCCGGGTGCCGGGCGCAGGACCCGCTCCTCACCGACGATCCGCGAGGCTTCGGCGAGGGTCTTGTACGGCGGGGCGGGCCGGGGCGCGTGCGGTGCGCCGGGACGGCCGTCGGCCGCCGTGGGCCGTTCGGGCATGGTGGTCTCCCTTGGACTGGCTGTGGTCGGACGCGCGGGGACGGACGGCTGCCTGGCAGGCTCCGGGGTCTGTCCGGCGGATCTCCGTGGATCAGGCTCGCGGCCTCCGGTGCCGTACCTGGCGGGGCGGTACCGGCCTTGTACGGGCGTACGAGGCCGGTCCGGTGAGGTGAAGGAGTGCGGCGCGTCGCTGGTCCGCGCCGATCCGCGGGACAAGGGGCTCGGGGGCGCGGGACACGGCCTAGTTGGCGGTTGCGGACCTGAGCGCGCCGTGGAGGAACACCAGCGGATCCCCTGGCGCGCGTACCCCTGTGGCAAGGACCCTGCCGATCACCATCAGGTGGTCCCC includes:
- a CDS encoding FAD-binding oxidoreductase encodes the protein MPERPTAADGRPGAPHAPRPAPPYKTLAEASRIVGEERVLRPAPGDGPGSPLGPNTSLFRSRRVAAVIRPATTDQARRVVELFGRDPDSGSLHVISTGRNWGLGSREPVQDDVVVLDLGDLNRVRGLDLEAGWAVIEPGVTQGGLSQLLAGSTRLVNVTVSAASTSILGNALDRGVGLRNQRTHDLVGLEVALPDGELVRVGWWPTDDRTAPVYPHGLGPSTLPLFVQSNLGAVTAGVIRLLPRPEALRVVRLSFPRPVLADATDAIRRWVAQGLTKGVPRIYDAAAGRAYGGAEDEFLVHLPVDGTAEVVEALSGVLLAEARRSGLFTQASDSDAADPGFPHHEVAGLVERGYAGDPDVTDTLFRAKMGVAAQEVDEQAGFLFFLPLLPFTGEAVARADGLLRRVAAATAVRASATLHILGPDLIDCVVAVKFSRDEEDAERAHRALDLLYTSYAEAGFVPYRLDIEHAHRYESFATDSGALALTRRLKSVLDPNNAIAPGRYA